In the Flavobacterium pallidum genome, one interval contains:
- a CDS encoding glycosyltransferase family 4 protein, with the protein MMSHCDILAIGWAENNSGFSRVFNSIFKRICDDFRIVHFGINYRGEKLVRSWIVEPNTVRGDIFGEEQLERLILKYRPKVVFICHDYWLYQTHREILKKYGIPTIHYCPVDFMLEDDHRVKTFAGIDKVVFYNQSGLDTFWKELAYNAVDESGFNIEIIPHGVDTGVFYPLPATRAEIREKLFPDRPELRDAFIILNANKNMDRKRIDLTMAAFARFLETNPANAWLYLHMSAIDLGSDLRRQIKALGIDGHVLFTGNFEEKPAVSDATLNLIYNACDVGVNTCQGEGWGLVAFEHAATGKCQIVPDHTACRELWHGIAITVPVDETYVVDVESLAGIFSDLFTDSDLLSEKSNACFQCSRDNALSWDVIADQWRNLFSGYCKPGKQA; encoded by the coding sequence ATGATGTCTCATTGCGACATACTCGCCATCGGCTGGGCCGAAAACAATTCCGGTTTCAGCCGTGTCTTTAACAGCATTTTTAAAAGGATCTGTGATGATTTCCGCATAGTCCATTTCGGCATCAATTATCGCGGGGAAAAACTCGTACGCAGTTGGATTGTCGAACCAAATACCGTCCGCGGTGACATATTCGGCGAAGAGCAACTCGAAAGATTGATCCTCAAATACCGCCCTAAGGTGGTGTTCATCTGCCATGATTACTGGCTTTACCAAACACATCGGGAAATACTTAAGAAATACGGAATTCCCACAATTCATTACTGCCCTGTCGATTTTATGCTTGAAGATGACCACCGCGTGAAAACCTTTGCCGGGATTGACAAAGTGGTTTTTTACAACCAATCCGGCCTGGACACTTTCTGGAAAGAATTGGCGTACAATGCCGTTGACGAATCCGGTTTTAATATCGAAATCATTCCCCATGGTGTCGATACCGGTGTTTTTTATCCGTTGCCGGCGACCAGGGCTGAAATACGGGAAAAGCTTTTTCCTGACAGGCCGGAACTCCGTGATGCCTTTATTATCCTGAACGCCAACAAAAACATGGACCGCAAGCGCATCGACCTTACCATGGCGGCTTTTGCCAGATTCCTGGAAACCAATCCTGCAAATGCCTGGCTGTACCTGCACATGAGCGCGATTGATTTGGGTTCTGACCTCCGACGGCAGATCAAGGCGCTTGGCATCGATGGGCATGTGCTTTTTACCGGCAATTTTGAGGAAAAACCGGCAGTCAGCGATGCCACGCTGAACCTGATCTACAACGCCTGTGATGTAGGGGTAAATACCTGCCAGGGCGAAGGCTGGGGACTGGTCGCATTTGAACACGCAGCTACCGGAAAATGCCAGATCGTACCTGATCATACTGCCTGCCGGGAATTATGGCATGGTATCGCAATAACAGTGCCGGTTGACGAAACATATGTCGTAGATGTCGAATCGCTTGCAGGGATTTTTTCTGATTTGTTTACGGATTCTGATTTGCTCAGCGAAAAAAGCAATGCCTGTTTTCAATGCAGCCGTGATAACGCGCTTTCATGGGACGTTATCGCTGATCAGTGGAGAAACCTCTTTTCCGGATATTGCAAGCCAGGAAAACAGGCTTAA
- a CDS encoding glycosyltransferase — protein MKKLSVCLIVKDEEEVIERCLSSILPIADEIIVVDTGSVDNTKAICEKFGVKLFDFKWCDDFAAARNFSFEKATKDYILWIDADDVIKPEEAAKLQSLKQNLTADVYYLKYDYAQDAHGNSNCILDRERIVKRENNYRWKYSIHEVIDCKQAFAKIHTDIIITHQRTSNGMEHDRHRNLSILEKAIRLPEYAHDARMQYYLGKEYQENGQFEKAIQSFKIALGINTGWIEDHISAQIKLAQCHLALSTTGKEATLNKSLASHHAKQAVKTDSRWAEAYFILGQMAFEEKSYEEAVFWFEKCVQPLPDVMSPVNNKYYGLFPYTQLMFCYDALKDYAKASHYNELALSVKPDDSGLLYNRTYFSNMANKLLDSFPTKALHFCNGVFRKEKYLNCSHTANEHVDFVIDPERLLFKDNTVSEINEEYYLSYLPIAKTETILAEWFRVLSPGGTLRIREHDLNACAEKFSGSKTTAEKNWYRHILYGFQNDDDSLHPNLSKKSGFSKQEWIQMISRTGFETEFVDSKDIHATPSIEMHLTKPKVTLQKIGWIAGNPLPDVNFPTYRIRAYNINKALRKTGFSSDLIHDLSDFGVADYQMLAFFRAINETDYNLMKHYKTLGKKVVFDVAEDLFDYQSEFPFYLPMLELADTVICCSDKLAEKISAYNQHVEVVEDAIENENTFKKDYENDGLLKVGWVGMPDNLHHPEALRPLIEACGYELVIISKGEKADLEWSESGWQQQLLQCDIAIAPIDAEKQPCKSNNKVSAYMALGLPVIASPLHAYQKIIRHGENGFIAENIPDWENTMRLLKDPSLRKKTGTAGRQSVLRFRPENMALKLARILVPEAYNSKAIDIIIPTIYNPGHLKVCVESVIACTQSPFHITVINNGIYNEMHDKCVKMIAADNLNFSQSINLGIKHTSAPYICIMNDDVIVSDGWAEPMKKSLSDPNVGFCNPLSNCEYGILHHHQMEVNGIKLLHHNNALIGLKVAEKQNPDISIRPESIQTYVPPFERKTVLVAWVAFYCTITTRKVIESIGLLDEQFNNGSEDVDLCHRAKKMGLQSVVNEESFVFHFGGTSTDKYRAEPGRMGETQKVIAAKYAAPLLVIYTGFSFEPWNAETIAKEGIGGSETAAAKMAKEFSLLGYRVVVFCHCVNLEGHFDGVEYQDLSCFNRFIDMHYMDVFILSRHIDVMQHKIRAVKKYFWVHDVWAKGTNFGDGDLVRKYQKEFDGIFCLSNWHKSFFQKTHGIDDSNMIVTQNGIDISNFGGSVVKEKNRFIYSSSPDRSLDVVLDLFPKIRKVLPDATLHIYYGFENFEKSLQYSSNPAQKTLYEKIKSGMQQEGVFYHGKVGQKDLAKAFLKSDIWLYPTQFTETYCITALEAQMAGALCICTAVGALETTVGDRGILISESPSDPDYHTRIVDKIIAIQNNPEKKQELILKAKAWAKEQSWANVAKKWNSFFSLQ, from the coding sequence ATGAAAAAACTCAGCGTGTGCCTGATCGTGAAAGATGAAGAAGAAGTTATCGAAAGGTGCCTGTCATCGATTTTGCCCATTGCTGATGAAATCATCGTAGTAGATACCGGCTCGGTCGACAATACCAAAGCGATTTGTGAAAAATTCGGGGTAAAATTATTTGATTTCAAATGGTGTGACGACTTTGCTGCGGCGCGTAATTTTTCATTTGAAAAAGCGACAAAGGATTACATTTTATGGATTGACGCAGATGATGTCATCAAACCGGAAGAAGCCGCGAAACTGCAATCGCTCAAGCAAAACCTAACCGCCGACGTATATTACCTGAAATACGATTATGCACAGGATGCTCACGGGAATTCGAACTGCATCCTCGACCGCGAGCGCATCGTGAAAAGAGAGAATAATTACCGATGGAAATATTCCATCCACGAAGTCATCGACTGCAAACAGGCGTTTGCCAAAATACATACCGACATCATCATTACCCACCAGCGCACCAGCAACGGCATGGAGCACGACCGCCACCGCAACCTGAGCATTCTCGAAAAGGCAATCCGGCTTCCGGAGTATGCCCATGATGCCCGCATGCAGTATTACCTGGGGAAAGAATATCAGGAAAACGGGCAGTTTGAAAAAGCGATCCAGTCTTTTAAAATAGCGCTCGGCATCAACACCGGATGGATTGAGGACCACATTTCGGCACAGATCAAGTTGGCGCAATGCCATCTTGCTTTGAGCACCACAGGAAAAGAAGCTACTTTAAACAAAAGCCTGGCTTCTCATCATGCGAAACAGGCGGTAAAAACAGATTCGCGCTGGGCAGAAGCGTATTTTATTTTGGGCCAGATGGCATTTGAAGAAAAGTCGTATGAGGAGGCGGTTTTCTGGTTTGAAAAATGCGTGCAGCCATTGCCCGATGTGATGAGCCCGGTCAATAATAAATATTACGGACTGTTCCCATATACGCAACTGATGTTTTGCTATGATGCACTGAAAGACTATGCAAAAGCGTCACATTACAATGAGTTGGCGCTGTCGGTAAAACCCGATGATTCAGGCTTGCTGTACAACCGGACGTATTTCAGCAATATGGCCAATAAGTTGCTGGATTCCTTTCCAACAAAAGCGCTGCATTTCTGCAACGGCGTATTTCGCAAAGAAAAATACCTGAATTGCAGCCACACTGCAAATGAGCATGTGGATTTTGTAATCGACCCGGAAAGGCTGCTTTTTAAAGACAATACGGTGTCTGAAATCAATGAGGAATATTATCTGTCGTACCTGCCGATTGCAAAAACGGAAACCATTTTGGCGGAATGGTTCCGGGTGCTGTCACCGGGCGGAACACTCAGAATCCGGGAGCATGATTTGAACGCCTGCGCCGAAAAATTTTCCGGCAGCAAAACCACAGCCGAAAAAAATTGGTATCGCCATATCCTTTACGGTTTCCAGAACGATGACGATTCTTTGCATCCAAACCTTTCGAAGAAGTCAGGTTTTTCAAAACAGGAATGGATTCAAATGATTTCAAGAACGGGTTTTGAAACGGAATTTGTGGATTCGAAAGACATTCACGCCACGCCAAGTATTGAAATGCATTTGACAAAACCAAAAGTGACGTTGCAGAAAATAGGCTGGATTGCAGGAAATCCGCTTCCGGATGTCAACTTCCCAACATACCGCATCCGCGCTTACAACATCAATAAAGCATTAAGGAAGACCGGATTTTCTTCAGATCTGATCCATGATTTGTCTGATTTCGGTGTGGCTGATTACCAGATGCTGGCATTCTTCCGGGCCATTAATGAAACCGATTACAACCTGATGAAACATTATAAGACATTGGGCAAAAAGGTTGTTTTCGATGTTGCGGAAGATTTGTTTGATTACCAAAGTGAGTTCCCGTTTTACCTCCCGATGCTGGAACTTGCCGATACGGTGATTTGCTGTTCGGATAAACTGGCAGAAAAAATTTCGGCATACAATCAGCATGTCGAAGTGGTTGAAGATGCGATTGAAAATGAAAACACCTTCAAAAAAGATTATGAAAATGACGGTTTGCTGAAAGTCGGCTGGGTCGGTATGCCCGACAATCTCCATCATCCCGAAGCCTTGCGGCCCCTCATCGAAGCCTGCGGTTATGAACTTGTCATCATCAGCAAGGGTGAAAAAGCAGATTTAGAATGGTCAGAATCCGGTTGGCAACAGCAATTGCTGCAATGCGATATCGCCATTGCGCCAATCGATGCGGAAAAGCAGCCGTGCAAATCCAATAATAAGGTCAGTGCTTACATGGCTTTGGGATTACCGGTGATTGCATCGCCGTTGCACGCCTACCAGAAAATCATCCGCCACGGCGAAAACGGTTTTATTGCTGAAAATATTCCCGATTGGGAAAATACTATGCGGTTGCTTAAGGATCCGTCATTGCGAAAGAAAACCGGAACGGCGGGAAGGCAAAGTGTCCTCCGCTTCCGTCCAGAAAATATGGCGCTGAAACTCGCACGCATCCTTGTTCCGGAAGCATACAATTCAAAAGCCATCGACATCATCATCCCGACGATCTACAATCCCGGGCACCTGAAAGTGTGTGTGGAAAGCGTGATTGCCTGTACGCAAAGCCCGTTTCATATCACTGTAATCAACAACGGCATTTATAATGAAATGCACGATAAATGCGTGAAGATGATCGCTGCGGACAACCTCAATTTTTCCCAATCGATCAACCTTGGCATTAAGCATACTTCGGCGCCATACATCTGCATCATGAACGATGACGTGATTGTTTCCGATGGCTGGGCCGAACCGATGAAAAAGTCGTTGTCCGATCCAAACGTTGGTTTCTGCAACCCGCTTTCCAATTGTGAATACGGGATTTTGCATCACCACCAAATGGAAGTAAACGGGATTAAACTGCTTCACCACAATAACGCGCTTATCGGTTTAAAGGTTGCTGAAAAGCAAAACCCGGACATCAGCATCCGCCCGGAATCAATCCAGACTTATGTACCGCCTTTTGAAAGGAAAACCGTTTTAGTCGCCTGGGTGGCCTTTTATTGCACGATAACGACCAGGAAAGTCATTGAAAGCATCGGGCTTTTAGACGAGCAGTTCAATAACGGCAGCGAAGATGTCGATTTGTGCCACCGCGCTAAAAAGATGGGACTGCAATCTGTAGTAAATGAGGAAAGTTTTGTGTTTCACTTCGGAGGGACCAGTACCGATAAATACCGCGCTGAGCCGGGCAGGATGGGGGAGACGCAGAAAGTGATTGCTGCAAAGTACGCCGCACCGCTATTGGTAATCTACACCGGATTTTCGTTTGAACCATGGAATGCGGAAACAATTGCAAAAGAAGGCATCGGAGGCTCTGAAACTGCTGCAGCAAAAATGGCAAAGGAGTTTTCGCTGCTGGGTTACCGCGTTGTGGTGTTTTGCCACTGCGTGAATCTGGAAGGCCATTTCGACGGTGTGGAATATCAGGACCTTTCATGCTTCAACCGCTTTATCGATATGCATTATATGGATGTTTTTATCCTGTCAAGGCATATTGATGTGATGCAGCATAAAATCAGGGCGGTAAAGAAATATTTTTGGGTACACGATGTCTGGGCAAAAGGCACCAACTTCGGCGATGGCGATCTGGTCAGGAAATATCAAAAGGAATTCGACGGGATTTTCTGCTTAAGCAACTGGCATAAGAGTTTCTTCCAAAAGACGCATGGCATTGACGACAGCAACATGATCGTCACTCAGAACGGCATCGACATTTCGAATTTCGGCGGCAGCGTAGTCAAAGAGAAAAACCGTTTCATCTATTCCTCAAGCCCTGACCGATCGCTTGATGTGGTGCTTGATTTGTTCCCGAAAATCAGGAAAGTGCTTCCGGATGCGACGCTGCATATTTATTACGGCTTTGAAAATTTTGAAAAGTCGCTTCAGTATTCATCAAACCCTGCACAAAAAACCCTGTATGAAAAGATAAAATCCGGCATGCAGCAGGAAGGTGTTTTTTATCATGGTAAAGTCGGCCAAAAGGATTTGGCGAAAGCTTTCCTGAAAAGCGACATCTGGCTCTATCCGACACAATTTACGGAAACCTATTGCATCACCGCTTTAGAAGCTCAGATGGCAGGCGCGCTTTGCATCTGTACGGCTGTCGGTGCTTTGGAAACCACCGTTGGCGACAGGGGGATCCTCATTTCGGAATCACCTTCTGATCCTGATTACCACACACGCATCGTCGACAAAATTATCGCCATCCAGAACAATCCTGAAAAGAAACAGGAATTAATCCTTAAAGCCAAAGCCTGGGCAAAAGAGCAAAGCTGGGCAAATGTCGCTAAAAAATGGAATAGTTTTTTTAGCCTGCAGTAG